The Brassica oleracea var. oleracea cultivar TO1000 chromosome C6, BOL, whole genome shotgun sequence genomic interval TGAGTAATCTTTCCATTGCCACCGGTTTGAGGTCAATCAGCATCCTAAAACAAAAGTTATACCTGATTTACTGAAGAGTGGTTCGTCTACTTCGCGAGAGGAAGCTGTCAAGGAGATGAATAAATATCGATCGATGACACAGCCATGATGTCGATCGATGATGATCACAGAAGACGGACCGAGCCTAATTTATAACCGAATTAAACCTAGAAGCCACCAGAAATTACCAGAATGCCCCTGGACGATCCAAAACCATATTTATATATTTTCTAAGCCATTGTTGACGACTATGCTTTCTTTACCTCATTATGTTCTTAGTTTTATGTTAGGAGAGAAGAGAGGAACTCCTTCAGGGTCCTCTTGGAACTCTATTGGTTTTGGTCTTTTATATTTTATATCTATCTATGTATTCATCTATGATTTCTGTGAAAATTTTCATATCTGAATAGATCCACCTGCTAGGTTTAGGGATTCATTATGGTATTGAGGGATTAGCCCAAGCTATAGATACGCTAAGGTGATAGATATTTTCTTTAAAGAATTGTTTGTAATGCTTGTGTTCTAGAGTGGCTAACTAGAACTCTGAACTTAGGATAATTAGGCGCACACGATGGCTGTTTTTTTACATGAATTAATTTCCTTGAGCAAGGATTGCTAGAAACAAACAACAGCTGATTTAGTTAATACTAGTGAACCTATCGAACATCTTGCCTAGGAAAACATCGATCGACGCTAATCTCATAACATCGATCGACGTTCAAACCATATCAACAAGCGTAAGATATTGGACTTAGTGAATAAGATTTATTCGCATGCGGAAGCTGGAATACTTCTCATTAGATTTCGTGTTCTAGGATTGAAAACCTTAGCATCTAAATCATTATAATTCTGATTACTTGAAACCTAAGTCTAGCTACCATCCTTCCATCAAACAACTCATCAATCTACTGAAAAAATTGTCTTGTTCACTTTGCTTTATTATATTTACTGCTTTATAATCTATTAGCATAGCTTAATCGCGACTTGCTTGAGTCTATTGTGTGTCCACGTTCCCTATGGATTTGATCCCTAAGTAATACAACTGAACCTCTTATTTGAGAGAGTAAAGTCAATCCTTAGGGTAATTTGAGTGATATCAAAATATAAACAAAATGATCTCAAATCCAATCAAGAAATAAGTACAAAAAATTTAACTTTTAATCAAATGCTAAGGATGCATACATGGACAATGATAAATGATATAATGTGATCAAGGTTCAATCCAGAATGTTCAAACTATCAATCAACATGCTTTCTTAAGTTTAGACAACAATCCTAAACAAAATCTTTGTCAAGATAAATGTTCATTTGCTTTCATTAATCAAACATAAAATGTCTTTGGTTCAATTAACTCAAACAATTATTAAGAACAAGTTTACTAACTATCTAAGCTTTTCTAACATCAAATGTCTTTGGTTAAACAAGCAAAGAGGAAGACTGAGTTGGTTCAGACATTTCATCAAACACCTTACGGGCATGAAATGTCTAGAGTTCTAGTTTAGAGTGATCAAGACTAAACTAGCATTAAAAACACTAAACAAGCAAGGAAATAGAAAGATATAACACTAAACACGGTCAATCTCCACTTAATCATCATAATCTACTTAACCAATAATCTACAAAATAACTACTCACTAATCTCTATGAGAAATCTTAAATCTATATGAGATTCAAGGATAATCATGTTAACGAGTAAAATAAACAAGATTTAAGATGAAATCATTCCTTAAAATGATAAAAAAATTCGACCTTTTACAAGAAGAGTCAAAGTAGTAAGAGAAAAATAGGTACACTAGGGTTTTGATCTAAACATATATCTAATTTATTAAAAAAGAAGTACATTTATTACTTAACCTTGATTTTTTCTTATTATTTACAAGGAATTGTCACTACGTATAAATAGGTCATTGCTTCCTTCACTAAAGATGTTTGGTTAATTTAATTACAACCCATTATGTGACTCTACTTAGCTAAAACACGTGATGGGTTTGTTCCAGTTAGTAATTGATTTTATTTTTAAAATATAAACCACTAATATAGCTAACATTAATTTGTGTAAAAAGAAATTTCTTTGTAAACAATAACTGAAAATTAACATATTGATGCATATAACATTATGTTTATTATTTAATTAACCTATGTAATAAGTTGAGTTGGCTCCGCCACTGATCACACATTGTTAGTGTAAGTCATAATCTTTTGAGAAATAGTATCATCATTTTAAACTTAGAGTATGAATGGTGACCAGAGAACGGTGAGGAATAATGTATTCTCTAATGTTCCTAAAAAAAATCACCATTCATAAGGAATAATAATTCCCTCTCATTCCCTTTCATTCCTTTTTTTGTAGAGAATTTAAGAACAAATTATTCCTTGTTAAATTTGATAAGGAACAACCATTCCTTTTCATTCCTGATATTTTGTTCCCGTACATTCCTTTTTTATTCGTTCCTCTTAATTCCCGAATGGTCACCAGTCAGACCCTTAGATTATACTTTCCTCTATACATACTTCTCATCCGTTTCTTCTCTGCTTTTCCACAAATAATAAAAATGATAACAAACACCAAAAAATATGTCTCTTCTTAAACATGTCAATGATTTAAATAATATATTCCGTTTGTTTTAATAAATAAATTAAACATAAAATCATTTTAACATAAAATATTAAAATGTACAATCCATTTATACTATATACTCCATCTGTATATGAAAAGTTGATGTTCAAACATTTTCACACATATTGAAAAAAATTATTTTATTTATCATTTTTTGGTTTTACACTTTTACCTATAAAGTTTCACCATTCTTATTTTTACATTTTATTTGATGTTTTAATTTTGAAACAAGTGTATTAGTTAAACATTAATAATTCGTATATGGAAGGAGTATATAATAACTAATTTCAAAATTTATTACTTTTCTACGTGAATAACATATATCAATTTTTCTATACAAAAGTACATAGTCCATAAATGATATATATAACTTATTTCAAAACTCAATATATTAGAGCATAAGTATAATATAAAATTAACATTAATAAAAAAATTAAATACTTATTGTACTACTATCATTAATATGAGACAATATTTATTGTTTAAGACAATAATTAAATTATCAAAACCGTAATAAAATTATTGTGTTTAAAATAAATACTAAAAAAATATTTAATATTAATAATTAAAAAAACATATATTAAATCATATTAAAAAGAATAAACACCAATAAAATGGACTTTTTGAGGCTCCGTATAGCGTCCACATCAGCAAAAAAAAATTCTTCCGAAAGATGACACGTGACATAAAAGATAGTTTTTCATTTTAATATTACTAATTTTCGAAAATTATAAATAATATGTAAACATACAGCATAAAAAATGAGAAAATTACATTAAACATATGTAAAATTACCATTTTTTACTTAAAAAAAAGACGGCTTATCTCCATAATGTAACATTACCGTTTTATAAAAAAAAAAAATATTATATATAATTTCGAAAATAATAAATATATGTAAACATACAACATACAAAATGGAAACACTACATTAAACATATGTAAGATTACCATTTTACATTTTTTTTTAAAAAAAAAATAATATGTAAACATACAACATAAAAAATGTAAAACTACATTAAACATATGTAAGATTACCATTTTTCACTAAAAGAAAGACGGTTTATCTCCATAATGTAACATTATTATTTTATAAGAAAAACATTATATATAATTTCGAAAATAATAAATAATGTGTAAACATACAACATAAAAAAATGGAAAAATACATTAAACATATGTAAGATTACCATTTTACATTTAAAAATAACAATAATATGTAAACATACAACATAAAAAAATGGAAAAATACATTAAACATATGTAAGATTACTATTTTTCACAAAAAAAACGGCTTATCTCCATAATGTAACATTACCATTTTATAATAAAAGAAAAAAAACATAAATATAACTATTTGACTATTTGTCCAAGTTCTTCTATTAAACATTGCCATATAGAGCGTCCACATCACCAAAACAAAACTTCTCCGAAAGATGACACGTGGCATAAAATATAGTTTTTCATTTTAATATTACTAATTTTTGAAAATTATAAATAATATGTAAAAAAAATGAAAAAACTACATTAAACATACGTAAAATTACCATTTTTTACTTAAAAAAAAGACGGCTTATCTCCATAATGTAACATTACCGTTTTATAAAAAAAACAAAAACATTATATATAATTTCGAAAATAATAAATATATGTAAACATACAACATAAAAATGGAAACACTACATTAAACATATGTAAGATTACCATTTTACTTTTTTATTTTTAAAAAATAGTACGTAAACATACAACATAAAAACTGGAAAAACTACATTAAACATATCATATATATTAATCTTCCAAACTTAAACTATTATATTATATATGAATAACGTTTTTAAATTAAAATAATTTCTGATTTAAAAATAAAATAAAAACAACAAATGGTTATTTTCAAATAATGGATGTAATTTACATTATACTATCATTTAACAAGTATTTGATACATTTTGATATATATCGTAATATTATCAGTGATATAAAAGCAAGAAATTTAGAATAAACAAATATACAAAATAAGAAAAGATAAACAGTAAGTAAATATACAATATAAAAACTTCTCCCATGAGACGAAACAATATTATTTAAAAAAATAGAAAATAAATAATAAGTAAATAAACAATATAAGAAATAGAAACATTACATTAAACAATAATAATTAAATATACAATATAAGGAAAAATAAATAATAAGTAAATATACAATATAATAAATAGAAATATTAGTATTAAACATCTATCATAATATTAGAATAAGTAAATATACAATATAAGAAAAAATNNNNNNNNNNNNNNNNNNNNNNNNNNNNNNNNNNNNNNNNNNNNNNNNNNTAGTTAAATAAATAATAAGTGAATATACAATATAAAAATATTACACTAAACATTTATTATAATATTACAATAAGTAAATATAAAACATAAAAAATAATAAGTAAATATACAATATAAGAAATACAAAAAATACATTAAACATCTATCTGAAAAATATATTATAAAATAAATAATAAGTTAATATATAATATGAGAAATAGAAATATTACTATAAACATCTATCGTAATAATACAATTTGATATAAAAGAAAAACAATTAGATAAGTAAATATACAATATAAGAAATAGAAACACTACATTAAACATCTATCTGAAAAATGTATAGTTTTACATTTTTATTATTTCCAAATATTTTATAAGTAAATATACAATATAAGTAAAACAAGCATACAATTTATGTAAAAGAAACGTACAATATACGAAATATAAATATCACATTAAACATCTATCATAATACTATTATTTGGTATACAAAGAAGAAAATTAAAATAAATAAATATACAATATAAAAAAATAAACAATAGGTAAAATACAATTAAGAAATTAAAAANNNNNNNNNNNNNNNNNNNNNNNNNNNNNNNNNNNNNNNNNNNNNNNNNNNNNNNNNNNNNNNNNNNNNNNNNNNNNNNNNNNNNNNNNNNNNNNNNNNNNNNNNNNNNNNNNNNNAACAATAATTAAGTATAAGAAATAAAAATATTACATTAAGCATCTATCATAACATTAGAATAAAAAAAGTAAATATACAATATAAGAAAAAATAAATAATAAGTAAATATACAATATAAGAAATAAAAACTAACATCAAACATCTATCTCAAAATGTATTTTTTTACATTTTTATTATTTACAAATACTTTTATAAGTAAATATATATACAATATATGAAGAAATAAATAGTAAGTAAATATGCAATATAAGAGATAGAAATGTTACATATTATAATAAGTAAAAATATAAGAAAAAATAAATAATTAGTAAATATAGTATATAAAAAATAAAAATATTACATTAAATATATATCATAATATTATCATTGATATAAAAGCAAGAAACTTAGAAAAAGTAAATATACAAAATAATAAAAGATAAATAGTAAGTAAATATACAATATAAAAAAAATTATACATCTATCTCAAAAATGTATAGTTAAATGGAAAATGTATAGTTAAATAAATAATAAGCAAATATACAATATAAGACATAGAAATATTACATTAAATATCTATTGTAATTTTATCATTTGATATAAAAGCAAAAAAATTAGAATAAATATATATACAATACAGAGAAATTCCTTAAGATGATCAGTTTTAGTTTTTGTCCCAAAATAGTCTTAATAAGAAAAATGACAAAAAAAAGTTTTATTAAAGAGTAAAAATACTTTTATACCGTAGGGTTAACTAATCTAGATTTAAGGTTTAGAGTTAAGGGTGGGGATTTTGAGGATAGAATTTCAAATTAAAAAAAAAATTAAAATTAAAATTTTCAAAATAAAAAGTGGCTATTTTGGTCATTTTACTTATTCGATGTTATTTTTGTGACAAAAACTAAAAAAAAAATTGAGAGAGATGTCCTACAATATAAGAAAAACTAAATAATAAGTAACTATACTATATAAGAAATGAAAAACTATATTAAACATCTATCTGAAAAATGTATTAAACTATAATTTTCAGTTTTTTCCTAAGGAAATATATATTCACACAAACATACAATTCAGAATTTTGTTATTTTTCGTAATACAACGTAAAAAAATATTATATAGTTAACATTTGAAAATCAAAATAGTTCCGCGCTACTCCTAGTTAAACAATATAAAAACTAAATAGAAGTCAAAATCTAGTATATATATATAAAATTGGTCCAAACACCAAAAACCAAACGCAAACGCTAATCGCTGAAGTCACAAAATGCGTTTGCGATTCAATCGCCTGAAATCGCGTTTTCATCAAGTGCGTTTGGTCTCTCTTTCTTCACAGCGGTACGCGATTCCCGCTGCAAAGCTCTTCACTTTCCCAACGACGACGCTTAGCCGCTACGACGAACCGCTGTAGCTCGGTTCTTTCCTCAACAGTGTCCTCAACCCGCTACGTCAAATCGCTGTGGCTCACGCTCCACTCCCAGCTACGTCAATGTGTCACCACCGTAAGCCGCTGTGTTCTCGAGAACTCTGACTCCTTCTTCTTCCTCCGTGGCGTCTGTGTTCTTCTCTTCACTGCGATGTCACCTGACCAATCTTCCACGGCGAGCTCTTCCATCTCACTCGAGCTTCTCCTCCGTTGCACGCCGTGGTTCGACCTGATACCTTCCATCATGAGAGCGCCGGTTCAAGCTTATCCGTCGTGCTCAGCCTTCTTCGTTGTCGGAATCAGCCTCATCGGAAAGCTCTGGATCCTCTCCAATGGTGGCTTCTTCAATTTTTCAAAACAGGTCCCTGAACTTCTTGTATTTACAAAGCGGCCCAAGCCTTTGTAAATTGCAGAAACGTCCTTACGAATTGACCCAAAACTTCCAATTGAACATTTCAGGCCCCTCATATTTGCAGAATGATCCCCTACCTCTTGATAGTTCTCAATTCGGCCACAAACTCTGTAAATTGCAAAGATAACCTTACGATTTCGCCCCAATCTTCTCAAATGTGCACTTTAGCCCATATTAAATGCAAATAAACACACAAATTCAATATATACATCTAAATGCATCTTAAAATGATCATAATAATCTAGAATATGAATCTAAAACTCAACAAAATCAAGAGATACCATACACCGGTTCTAGCACTGTCTTCTCCTGGAGTGGCGTATGTTGTGTTCAAGGACGCATCAAAAATAAGGCTCAGTTGCGTCTTAATGCGAGAAGAACGTTTGATATCGTATGCATCTCGACAGCTGAGGAAACATGACGAGAATTATCTAACTCACGATTTAGAGATGGCAGCGGTGGTGTTTGCACTTAAGATTTGACGATCATACCTTTATGGAGAAAATTTCCAAGTGTTTACGGACCATACGGGCCTTAAGTACATTTTCACTCAGCTAGAGTTGAATCTAAAGCAGAGAAGATGGATGGAGTTTGTGGCAAACTATGATTTAGAGATAGTATATCACCCATAAAATGCTAACTTAATAGCTGATGCACAGAGTCGCCGAAAGACGAGTGTCTCGGCAGAGAAGAAAATGGGAGGGTTGATTTTGATGCTGGGAAGTGGGAATGTTGTGGGTTAATGTGTTAGTATATGAGTCAGTTCATCTAGGCGAGGAAGCGGAAAATGAAGCTGACCTTCTGACTCAAATAAGATTGGTCCAAGGGGAGGATGAAGCGTTGGTTAAGATGCTTGGAGATGAAGTCGTGGGGGTTATTGGAAGACCAATAGCGAGACGAATATGTGTCCCAAACAATAAGGAGTCGAGGAAGTACAAGAAAAATGTACTGAAGGAAGCACACCAATCTAAGTACTCCATACACGTAGGTGCGACGAAGATGTACCACGACCTTAAGCGGTACTATCAATTGTCAGGGATGAAAAGAGATGTAGCCGGATGGTTGGCAAAGTGTCCAACATGTCAGTTAGTAAAAGCAGAGTATCAGGTTCCAAGTGGCTTGTTGCAGAGTTTATCCATGTTTGAGTGAAAATGGGATATGATCACGATAGAATTTATGGCAGGCTTTCAAAGACGAAGGGCTGTAAGGATTCTGTATGGGTGATAGTGGACCGCTTAATTAAGTCTGCACATTTCCTGCAATTCCAAATGACAGATGGTGTGGGTAAATATGTGGAACTCTACATGAAGAAAATTATAAAACTTCATGGTGTTTATGTTAGCATTATGTCTTATCAACATCCAAGATTTGCTTCAAATTTCTTGATGGCATTACAGAAATATTTGGGAACCAAGGTGCACATGAATACATCGACCACCTGCAAACGGATGAACAAACAAGCGGACGATCCAATCATTGAAGGATTTATTGCGCACTTGTGTAGTGGATTGGGGTAAACTATGGGAGAAGTATATACCACTAGTTAAATTTGCGAACAACAATAGCTACCACTCTAGTATTGGAATTTTTCCGTACGAAGCCTTTTATGGACGTCCTTGTTGAACCCCCCTTGTGTTGGATTGAAGTGAGGGAGGGCCGAGATCTTTCACTAGAGGTGATAAAAAAATGACAGTCATGATCAAGTTTGTCAAGGAGAAAATGAAGGAGGCTCAAGATCGAAAATCTATGCTAACAAGAGGAGGAAGGAATTAGAGTTCCAAGTGAGGAAGATGGTTTCCTTTAAAAATGTGACGTTTAAGGGGAAGGATAGGATGGCGAAGATGGGAAGCTGCAACCGAGGTATATGGGACCATTTAAGATCGTAGAACGAATTGGACCAGTTGCTTATCGTTTGGAGTTGGCTAACGAGCTACATCCATTCCATGATATTTTGCATGTGTCTCAATTGAGGAAGGTGGTAAGGAATCCGGTGTTAATTGTCTCGCAACCACCTGAAGATTTGGATTCTGGTCTGTCGACTCGTGGAAAACCAATACAAGTGACGAGGTTTCCAGACGAGAAAATCAGGAGGAAGGGAGTTCCTATGGTCGAAGTAGTATGGGAGCGTGTTGGGATACGTGAGGCTACGAAAGAGCATGCAAGCATGATGAGGGTTGAGTATCCGGAGTTATTCGAGACCCAAGTGGATGAGCATATGGCAGATGCGGATTCGAGGACAAATTCCTCATAAGTAGGAGAGAGTTGTAACGACCCGCTTCTGGAGTATTTTTATTTATAAAAGAATGCATCTAGGAATAGGTTTCTTTGTAAGAAAGTAAAAATTATATGAAGTATTGGAACTTTTGTTTCGTTATGAATGAAATAAGAACTAGATTTTTCTCTAAGTACCAAATGCCATTCGTACTATCAAAGCATCGATATCTTAGAATAAACGGGGATAAACTGACCATAGAACGATCAAAGTCTAAGAAAGTAGTCGACGGACCGCAGAGCCAATTAAAGGAAAGTTTGATCATTCGGGAATGCGGGTTCCAAGTAAGGCAAGTTCAGTTGGTCATCCTTAACAGGATTCTACGAAAGGAAGGTCAAGTCTGTGGGAGTTGTATAAGGAAATAATTGTAGAGATTCAGTCAAGCTTTTGTGGGCAAGATTTTGCCAAGCAAAATAAGGAAACATCAATAAATTCCGGCTTGGTGAACAAGTCCAAAAGTAGTATAAATAGAGACCTTCAGCTCTCATTCTAGACACAACTCGAAAAGCAAGTTAGAGAAAAGTCAGAGTAAGAACAAATTTCTAGAGAAGAGTTTGGTAAGTGAGGATCGAGCGAGGAGGATCACATGAATATTTGCTAAAAAACGCAGCTAAGTTCAGAGTCTTTGATCTTTTAAGATCAATCCAGGTGATGATGTGATTCGTGGCAGTCCAATAAGAATTCTTGTCTGGTTTGATTCAGTAGGATCGAATTTATGCTTGAATATAATTCATTTATGGGAAGTTCGTTCATCGTGTTCTTAGGAAAATGTATGATATAATTCGTTTATGGAAAGTTCGTTCATTGTGTTTTTAAGAAATGTATGATAGTAATTATTTATTGAAAGTTCATTCATTGCGTCCTTAGGAGATGCATGCTAGATTTGATGTATTGATAATCGAGTTATGTTAGGATGTTTATGTGGGAAATGAACGCTTGATCTTGAGAACTTAAGTCATGAAATTATAATGCGTTTGAGGAAAGAATGACTGAATTGAGTTAATAAGGAAACTAGTTAAGAGAATGTTATGGACCCTCGGGTCAAAGGTTTGGCTCCGGGCCGTAATGGACCGATGGGTCACATGTTGGCTACGACCGCAAGTATAGCTATAGTCGCAGGTTCCGCTTTGGACGCAGGTTGGGCTATGGCCAAAGGTTGGCTACGGCCGTAGGTTTGTGGGTGTTCGGGTTGAAAGGTTAGGAAAGACTAAAGTAATGAGAAATGTTGAAATTAGGTAGGTAAATGAATGTTAGAACCGGATGCTAGGGTGTTAGTATTGATTGAATATTTTATTATTGGACTGTAGTGGGTGGTATTAAGCGTCTTTACTGGTTATTTGTTTATGCTCATGCCTCCTTTTGTGATGCAGAGTAGTTGGTTGGACCGGAGCGCAGGACGATGAAAACCATTGGAGCAGGTTTTTTATAATTTTGGGATTTTATTTGGGTGTTTTATGAATCTTATTCTATTATTATATATTATTTTTCTAATTTATTAATAAAGTTAAAATATTTACTTAAATTTTTTTGGTGAAAAATTTCCTGAATTTTACTTAGAAATTTTCGAGACTTTTAAAAAATTTCCAGATTGGAATGTTTAACTATCTTTCAATTAGGGGTGTCAAAATGAGGTAGCTCACCCAACTCGGCTCAGCTCATAATGAGCTTGGCTCTTTCATGAGTTAGCTCAGCTCAGCTCATTTATTACATGAGCTTCAATATGTAAACTCGAACTCAAATCATCTAGATCATGAGTTAAATGAGCTAACTCGTGATCTAAATAAAAATAATAATTATAAAATAAAATAGTGATAAAATAACTTCTATAATATTGTTCAATTTAAATATTAAAAAGAGTTTATAACACATATAGGCACTTGTTGAGTTTTTATTACACGGAAGAGCAGTTGTTGCTACTAGAATACTTTATGTTGGTGAAAGTCTCCTTTGT includes:
- the LOC106298017 gene encoding uncharacterized protein LOC106298017 — translated: MSPDQSSTASSSISLELLLRCTPWFDLIPSIMRAPVQAYPSCSAFFVVGISLIGKLWILSNVYESVHLGEEAENEADLLTQIRLVQGEDEALVKMLGDEVVGVIGRPIARRICVPNNKESRKYKKNVLKEAHQSKYSIHVGATKMYHDLKRYYQLSGMKRDVAGWLAKCPTCQLVKAEYQVPSGLLQSLSMFE